Genomic DNA from Candidatus Kryptobacter tengchongensis:
TTCTTTCTCTTGAGCCTCAAACATTGTGATATTAGTTGAACTTTCTTCATTTAAATAATCCACAAAATTTTTATCGGCAAAAAATTCATTTTCTTTAGCAGATCCAGCCCGATTTTCAAGTTTTTTGAAAAATTTAAAAATAAGCCATAGCCCTCCAACCGTAAGAGCAAGCGTCAAAACCACAAGCAAAATTAGTGGATAAAAAGCATCGCCAGAGCTTAAAAAATTCAGTTTTTCCATATTTTCTCAATTTGATTTATGTTTTTGGACAATCTACTTTAAACCTCGTTCTGGATTTAAAGGCAAAATTATTGAGAAGGTTGAGCCTTTGCCAACCTCGCTTTCAACTTTAATTTCACCACTATGCTTTTTGACGATCCACCTGCTTATTGAAAGACCAAGCCCTGTTCCTTTACTTCCCTTTGTCGTAAAAAATGCTTCAAAAATTTTTTCCCTTAATTCTGGTGGTATTCCAACACCTGTATCTGTAAACTTTATCACAACATTCTCATTTTCTGATAGCGTTTCAATTATAAGTTTTCCTCCTTCTGGCATCGCATCTTTTGCGTTTATCATCAAGTTCAGAAAAACTTGCTGTAAATAAACTTTGTTCCCATAAATTGTCGGCAACGACGGATCAAGTTTTAAAACAAGCTCAATATCGTTGTATTTAAACTGATAACTTACAAGCGTGATGATCTCTTGAATTGCAAAGTTAACATTAACTGGCTCAAACTTGAAGTCCTCTGGGACTTTTCTTGAAAAATTGAGAAGACGCCTTGTTATCTGTGCGATTTTTTCAACCTGTTCTTTTACGATTTCAATTCTTTTTGGTAGGTCACGCCCAAGTTGCATGAGTTGAATATGCCCAAGCAAGATCTGAAGTGGATTATTGATCTCGTGTGCAATTCCGCCAGTAAGCTCGCCAACCGCTGCAAGTTTCGCTGCTTGAATCATTTGTGCTTGCGTTACTTTAAGCTCTTCATTTACCTTCAAAAGAGCATTGTAATTTTTTGAGTTCTCAACAGCCACCGCAGTTTGATTAGCAAGAATTGATAACAAAAGCAAAATCTGATTCGTAAAATCACTGTGCTTTTTATCTGTGTGAATCAAATAAACCCCTATCCCTTCATTTCTCAAGACAAGCGGAACTATAACGAAATTTTTTTCATCAAATTCATCAAGGGTTGTATTTATATCGGGCAAAACAATGCTCCTTTTTTCTCTCAAAACATAATCAATTATCCCATCTTCAACATATGTTTCCATAACCATATCAAGATACTCTGCTCCCCGATCTGAAAGTTTTTTAAATCTCCGTTCTTCATCTTCGTAAATATAAACATTGCAATCTATCACAGGTATCACTTGTCTTGTTAGCTCAATTAGCTCTGTTATTATATCTTCGTAATTTAGCGCAGTGCTTATCTTCGTTGAAAGTCGCTGGATAAGAAGAATCTCGTCAATTGAATCTTTAAAGTCGCTTGTCGTTTTCGCCCTCAAATCAATTTCTCTTTTCAAAAGTTCAATTGTTCTTTCAAGTGCTTTCACATAAATCTCCCGTGCCTCAACGAATTTCTCAATCTGTGGTAAGATTTCCTCAATTATCTCCAATTTGGCTTTCGGTAAATTTTTTTGCACCCTCATTTGCTATAAAAAATTTGGTTCTTTGCAAAGTCAGATTGAATTTTCGTTTTGTATGACTCAAAGAAACCGTCGTTTAAAAAATTTACATCAAGTTTTAAAATCTCAAGGACAGTGTTAAGATTTTCATCAAAAGATTTATCGTGATTTCCGTATTCAATGTTGAAAATTTCGGCTTTAAAACATATGTATTCAGCAAGATAAACAAGGGATGGAAGAATTGGGTTTTTCGGTGCTAAATGAGGTTGATGGTGAAATGCGATCGCCTCAACAAGTTGATGCGGGAAATTCCATCTTTCGGCAAGCCATGAGCCAATTTCATAATGGGTTGAGTTGTCAAGAAACCTTCGCTCTATCTGTTCAAAGGTAAATTCATGTCTCTTACCGATTTGAACTATTTGTTTAAATTCCTTTTCAAAGTATTGTGCTATCACCAAAATTCCAATATCGTGCAAAAGCCCAGCTGTAAAAGCCTCACCTGAAACCCTATAACCAAGGTCTTTCGCGAGGTGTTTCGTCGTTATCCCAACGAGAAGCGAATGACGCCAAAACTTTTCAAGGTCAAAATCTTTATCAAGTTTATTCGCAAGCGAGCTTGCAAGTGAAACACTTAACACAATCTCTTTCAATGTCTCAAATCCAAGGACAACGATAGCAAAATTAATTGTTGAAATTTGCTTTGGAAAACCATAAAATGGGGAATTTGCAACTTTTAAAACTTTTGCTGCAAGTGCCTGATCCTGCGAGATGACCTCACCAAGCTTAGCTGCGCTCGTCTTTGGGTTATCCACGAGCCGAACAACCTCAATCGCAACCGCTGGAAAAGGGACAAGCTGGAGTATATTTTGAATCTTCTGTTTTATCCCGGGCATAGATTAAAATGAAAAATTTTTTCTCAATGATTCACGAATTTTCTTCAACCCCGATGCATGCAGCTGAGAAACCCTTGACTCACTTAATTTCAAAACATCCGCAATTTCTTTGAACGTCAGCTCTTCATAATAGTAAAGCACGAGAACAAGACGCTCTTTCTCCGAAAGTTTTTTTAACTCATTTACAATGGCCTGCTTAACCTCATTCTCAATCAATGTTTCCTCTGGGTTTTTATCCTTACTTTGGAGCAATTCGCCTAACTCCATATTTTCACCAACCATTAAATTAAAAGATACATTCTTTGATGCATGCTTAAGCATTGCAAGTTGATTATACTCCTCAAGCGTCAGCCCCGCTTCATCAGCGATAAGGAAATCGTCAGCCCTATCCCCAATCTTATTTTCAACTCTCGTCCTTACCTTGTCTATTTGTTCAATTTTGTTTCTCGTTGATCTTGACAGATTATCTATTTTCCTTATTTCATCAATTATACTCCCCCTGATCCTTGTATAAGCATATGTTTCAAACTTAACACCAATTGCAGGGTCAAACTTATCAATCGCATCGCTTAAACCTATCATTCCAATATCAACAAGATCATCTTCCTCAAGCAATGAGACAGAGTATGTTAAATTCATTTTTCTTACGATACCCCTGACAAAATCAATGTAAAGCGACATCAACTTTTTCTTAACTTCGGGGTCACGCGTTCTCTTGTATATCTTGAAAAGATTTTCAGGTTTTTCATCTCCATTCTTATTGATAAAACTTACGGACATCTTTCAACCTCCCTAATTTTTTAAAATTTTTCAACTTTTTGAGGCATCTGGATTTGAAATCTGATTTTTATCCTCTCCCTTTTTTATGAAGACAAACAAATAAGCAAACAAAAACATAAGCATCACTGCCACAACGAACAGGACAAACGATTTTGCAACAGCAATAATTATATCCATCCCCTGTAACCACAAAGTTATTATTGAGACAAAAAAAAGAAGCAAACCAATTTGAAATATCAAGGCTCGCATAACTCAAACAACCTCCCGAAAAACGATTTCTGTTTTTTAACTTTATCAAGAGATAAAAGATTTATTGCGATTTTGTTAAGCGCAAGCGAAGCCTCCGACCTTGGAAATGCCTCAACAAATGGTTTCTGCATCATTACTGACTTTGGAACCACAGGATCTGCTGGAACTGAACCAATGTGATTTACTTTTACACCCAGAAATTTATCTGCCACGAGTGATAATCTATTAGCAATATCAGATGGGTCAATAAAACCATTAAAGTTATTTACAACTAACTTCACATTTGCCTTGCCAGTTTGATAATAAACAAGTTTTATAACTGCATACGCATCCATAAGTGAAGTTGGCTCTGGCGTAACAACAAGTATATAGTCATCGGAATAACCGAGAATCTTTATAACCTCATCAGATACTCCGGCTGGGGTATCAATGAGTATAAAATCAAAATTCTCTTCAAGTCCTAAAATTTCTTCAATCACCTGAATCAATCTCTCACCCGAAACCTTTGGAAAATTTATAGCACCCGAGTTTGCCGGTATAAGTTTGAGATTTTCTCTTATCTCAATTAAAATATCCCTAATTCCAACATCACCATTTAAAAAGTCAAGAAACCGAAATTTTGGTGTAATCCCGAGCAAAATATCAATGTTGGCGAGATTAAGATCAGCATCGTAAATGAGGACTTTTTTACCGTTTTTGCTTAAAATCAATCCGAGATTTAAAGTTATATTTGTTTTCCCACATCCACCTTTCCCGCTTCCAATTGCAATTACATGTGCTAACTGGTTTCTTTCCAAGACCTTTTTGCGAACGATATTTCTTAAACTTTCCG
This window encodes:
- a CDS encoding RNA polymerase sigma factor for flagellar operon FliA, whose amino-acid sequence is MSVSFINKNGDEKPENLFKIYKRTRDPEVKKKLMSLYIDFVRGIVRKMNLTYSVSLLEEDDLVDIGMIGLSDAIDKFDPAIGVKFETYAYTRIRGSIIDEIRKIDNLSRSTRNKIEQIDKVRTRVENKIGDRADDFLIADEAGLTLEEYNQLAMLKHASKNVSFNLMVGENMELGELLQSKDKNPEETLIENEVKQAIVNELKKLSEKERLVLVLYYYEELTFKEIADVLKLSESRVSQLHASGLKKIRESLRKNFSF
- a CDS encoding HDIG domain-containing protein, giving the protein MPGIKQKIQNILQLVPFPAVAIEVVRLVDNPKTSAAKLGEVISQDQALAAKVLKVANSPFYGFPKQISTINFAIVVLGFETLKEIVLSVSLASSLANKLDKDFDLEKFWRHSLLVGITTKHLAKDLGYRVSGEAFTAGLLHDIGILVIAQYFEKEFKQIVQIGKRHEFTFEQIERRFLDNSTHYEIGSWLAERWNFPHQLVEAIAFHHQPHLAPKNPILPSLVYLAEYICFKAEIFNIEYGNHDKSFDENLNTVLEILKLDVNFLNDGFFESYKTKIQSDFAKNQIFYSK
- a CDS encoding His Kinase A (phospho-acceptor) domain-containing protein, which codes for MRVQKNLPKAKLEIIEEILPQIEKFVEAREIYVKALERTIELLKREIDLRAKTTSDFKDSIDEILLIQRLSTKISTALNYEDIITELIELTRQVIPVIDCNVYIYEDEERRFKKLSDRGAEYLDMVMETYVEDGIIDYVLREKRSIVLPDINTTLDEFDEKNFVIVPLVLRNEGIGVYLIHTDKKHSDFTNQILLLLSILANQTAVAVENSKNYNALLKVNEELKVTQAQMIQAAKLAAVGELTGGIAHEINNPLQILLGHIQLMQLGRDLPKRIEIVKEQVEKIAQITRRLLNFSRKVPEDFKFEPVNVNFAIQEIITLVSYQFKYNDIELVLKLDPSLPTIYGNKVYLQQVFLNLMINAKDAMPEGGKLIIETLSENENVVIKFTDTGVGIPPELREKIFEAFFTTKGSKGTGLGLSISRWIVKKHSGEIKVESEVGKGSTFSIILPLNPERGLK
- a CDS encoding flagellar biosynthesis protein FlhG gives rise to the protein MKIDQAESLRNIVRKKVLERNQLAHVIAIGSGKGGCGKTNITLNLGLILSKNGKKVLIYDADLNLANIDILLGITPKFRFLDFLNGDVGIRDILIEIRENLKLIPANSGAINFPKVSGERLIQVIEEILGLEENFDFILIDTPAGVSDEVIKILGYSDDYILVVTPEPTSLMDAYAVIKLVYYQTGKANVKLVVNNFNGFIDPSDIANRLSLVADKFLGVKVNHIGSVPADPVVPKSVMMQKPFVEAFPRSEASLALNKIAINLLSLDKVKKQKSFFGRLFELCEP